The stretch of DNA tttttttttttttttttttttttcttttttttttttttttttttgttgggggggggggggggggggggggtctgcgCATTTTACTTTTGTACAAAAATATTGATGACACAAACATGGATACAAATATGAATATGAATGACTGAAAAGAGATCATGGCACCTCCATTCCCCTATGGGAGCTTATTTGGAAATCATGGGCACCTAAGAAATGTCAAATTTTCCTATGGCTAGCAGCTCATAATAGGTGTTGGACTGCTGATAGACTTGCCCGCAGAGGGCTGCCAACATCCAAATCAGTGTCCTTTATGTGTTCAAGAGCAGGAGACAATTCAACAAATTTTGACAAACTGTCTTCTGGACAAGTTTGGTAGGCTTCGGATAAATACTTTAATTCCAGGACATTGGAAAAGTGGAGTAAACTCGTTGATCTCCTTGAGAGCATGGATGATTTAGCGACATAGAAATGAGTGTGTTTTTAATGGTGCTGCACCAAGTGTCCAAGTTGTCCTTAGAAGAATTTTTTTAAGGGAGTCTCTGGTGTATGGCTGGTGCAAAAGGTTTGGCACAGCTTGTGGCACCAATTGTCATGGAGCCACAAGATTGCAGGTATAGATTGAAAGTTATGTACATCACATATGCTACAACTATACAAAACACAAGATTTTCAGTTTTTTGTGTATGATTTGCCTAGATAATTTCATCCGGCAACATTATCACGGCACCAAAGTTTTGGCTGCAATTAGTAAAAGCTTGCCCATATGCATTTCAGCCGTTTTGACTTAATCACTGGAAATGCGTGCCCAGAAATAAAAGAAAGGCAACCTTGATAACATAAGCACATAATTAGGAAATTTTTATTGCCAATTTCCTCCTGCTCTGTGAACAATAAAGACCACAAGCATCCAGTACTAATTTGAAGATGAAGGAATGGAGGATTGTAATTGTATGACACAAAACTGACCTAGAGCAAGAGTCAATTGAAATGACCCTTCTGTAAATTTAGTCGTGACTTGGTTCAACAAGACAACCTGCTCAGCAGAACAAGATAAATATGTTAGCCTCATCAAATAGGTAACATACAGTCAGAATTAATACCCTTCATACACATGATGGGTAACTTACTGCCAAGTTATATGTCTTTGCAATCTTCATTAACTTCAATGATAATCCACTTAGCACTCTGGTCCTCAGTGCCAGATCTTCAAAATCTTGTCGAAAGTGGAAAGTAACATTATCAATAACAACTATACGCACCTGCAAAGTAGATAGCCAAATCTTTACTTTTGAACACAAGGTCAGTTGGAGTACATTGCAAAACTGGGAGAGAAAAAACTAGCGTACATTATAATGTCCTGATTGCAAAGAAAAGGTAAAGTATCAAGATAAAAAGATTGACAACACAACAGAAATAGTTGTGCTAAAGTTAGACTTGAGAAGTCAACTGTTGAAGGAACTCACATCTTTATGCTCTCCGAGGAACTTTTCCAGGTAGTTTATGACTGCAATTTGTTCGGTGTAACTGCATATTCGGAAGTAATAGATGTCCGCCAGGAAATGCTCAGGCTGTAATTGTTTTTGGCCAGAAGAGGACTTCTCATGGCTGTGTGGAAAGTGCTCCAGTATGTCCCTGATACACCCTTCAGCAATCTGGTAGACACGTTCAACCATGAAACTGCCCTCTGTATCTGTTATGATGAAGACAACTGCTATTAGGCTTTCTCAGTAAAGCACTAGATGTAGATGATATGTATTCCTGTGTGAAGCTATTTACCGATATAAactgctttcccaccaaggccACCATATTCCACTGGGATTTGTACATTGATTGCTAGTTGAATCCTGAAGAAAAGATCGTATTTAGTAGGAAGATCTGCTGCGCTTGTATTCATTAGTAAGCACAACATACCCCAGTTGAGTTTTACCAACCCCTGGGACACCACCTGAATAAAATTAGTACTGTGCATTAGGTCAGTCGCTTCAGATACATCGACTGAGAGAATCAAAATTATTAAATTACTTGATAGAGGGAAATTAAGGGCATTTTCTGATCTCTGAACACTAGGAGCGAAGCATGATAGAACAAGAGACACACTAAGCACTACGAATCTTCAGAATAGCACAAAAGTTTGAGAGATCATCAGTAGTAGACATGAAGCAAAAAGAAGCACAGGTTACATATACACCTATAATTGATTAAAAAATTGCCCAATAGCTCCCATTTGATCCTTGTTAGGAACAGTATTAGAAAGTAAACTAACCGATCTCAGTAACTTCTTTGCAGTGAATCCCGCCACCAAGTATGTCATTGAGGTCACCAGAACCAGTAGTGATGTGTTTCTGTGACTGCTCGTCAGAGAGCATATCCCAAGCATTCTGGGCCCCTGAAATGTAACAGCATCAGGAACGACTTCTGTTGTGCTCCATTTCTAAAACCTTCAGAACATCAAATAAACCAGCAAAAGTCAGCAGCACAAGGCCAGGACACAGTTTAGGACACGGGTGTACATCAATAGTTCTTTCGCCAAAATTCGAAATTAGTGAGTATGAAATATGATATAGATAATGTATatccaaggttttaaatctccggctaagcCTCTTAGCTGTTGTCCTCCACAACAGCCAAGTGCAGCTATAGCCGTAGATAGCTGCAGCTAAGCGATTTAGCTATTTTTGCAAAAAATATGGGGGAAAAAACACAGAACCTTGGCACAACCTGATAACCATTACTAACTGATTCATAACCTTTACTACTTGAAAGCGTAGATCATATGACAAGTCTAAAACTAAGCCACAATAAAACTAATTGACTAAAGATGTTTACTAAATATCTTTAAATCTTTACTAAAGATGTCCACAACatacaagcaagatgagaatgcaATGTGAGCAGAGAAGAAACTTGCCAGATTGCTCTCCCATGGTGATTGCCACTTGGAGTTGGTGGTGCTGATTGGGGAAGAAGAGAACTGGAGTGGGGATTTCAGTATCTCACAGCCGCTGACCCGTCGTAGCCGCCTCCACCGCTCGTATCTGCCTCCGCACACCGCTCGTAGCCGCCGTAGGCGGCGCCTCGCAGCCTCCTTTGCcttgcagccgccgccgccactgccgctTGGGGAGAgtcgcgccgcgccgccgtctcCGGTCCACCGCCGCCTTCGGGGCTCCGGGGACCAGGCGCAGAGTAGGAGTCTGGGAGAGAGTCAAGTGGAGAGAGAGAGTGTCTGGGCTACACGGTTCGGAGGAGGCTATTTGGGTCGCTCGGTAGACCGTTTTCTGGCCCATCGATTTTTAGCTGCCACCAAATGAAGGTCCATTTTAGCGATAATTTGCATAGTGAAAATGTTTGCCGTAACACATAacatattattttatttattttcagaTTTCAAGAAAAAAAGTTTGAGGAAATATCTTTTTTACCCTCTTGGTCGTGCCGCTGCCTCCTGGTCATGCCGCATTTCGAGGGCCGCGTCGTCGCCTAGTGTCTCGTGAGCCGTGGGAGAGGAGTCGTggtctcaaggaagagaagagagaAATAAGAGAGACCGCTACGAGGAGAGAAGAGATAGCATGCTCTCCAAACCTAGTAATGGATTTTTTGGGCTTCGGACCTCTTAAGAGGTCCGCCTCTGAAAATAGTGCCTCTATTAATCAACTTAGGAGGTGGTCAAATTTTGTCGTCTCCGTAACCGCCTCCAAAAACCTTTAGGTGTTTTAGGATCAGGTTCATTTTGTGACCGCTTCCATTAAGAAAATTGGCTATCTCCTAAAGTTCTTTATATAGTAATACTTTTTCCAGTTGTTCTTGAAGTTATTTGGTTGTAGGTACACTTTAGCATAAAACATAAAATATGTGTACAAATGGCAAAGAAGTTCAACTCCGATCAACACGATAAATCGTTGAAGCACACATAAAGGGTTCAAAGGCCAAATTCACTCCTACACGACCCAAACCAGAGGGATGTAGGCAGGCCTAGAATAACAATTCCATGGTGGGACACCCGACCAAAGATGGACCTCGAAGGAGGCCACCAAGGATCGCCGGATCCCTGGCCTATGGAGGGTTCACCCGAACCCCTTGGGGTCCAACCGAACCACCCGCCTCTAGAGCTAGCAAGTTATGTTCATCTTTACTATGTTGTGTTCATGGGTTCATATGATATTATGATTGTGTTTGCTCATACTAGTATGATCATATTATCATGTTGGTTACATAGTTTAAATGTTACTACTTTGCAATATGATAGTAGAACAGGTGATTCATACTTGAATATCGGTCTGGCGTGCCCTTggtttgctcttgttcttgctcgAAGGATATGAGTAGTGTTTGCTAGTGTAAACATGGTGTTTAGACTAGTAGACATCGTCGGATGCAAGGGTGGAGGAAGGGGGCTGGGGGCCTGGCCTCCTAACATCCTACTAATTCCCTATCATGTACTTAAATACATCCagtactacactcgcacctttcacagccACGTCGTAACCCACATCGTAGTCCTATTTTGGACTCGGCGGTAAGCTAtcgacagtgatggtcatagccttcaccgtcgGCATTTGGGACCGACtacggtgtacactaacaccgtcgATTGActtatgatccgtccgtgattAGGTCCTTAGTTTAGTCATATTAGAGCACGACCCGGttgtggatgtacactaacaccgtcgCATTGGCAAATGATCCGATTGTGTCCGAGGCTATCAAAAACCGTCGTGTGGGCACGTCAACCGCCTATGTAGTATTCACCAGCACCGTTGCCTTGTACTTCGACCCGACTGTCAACAGTGCGGGTTCATTGTCGGTTCGACGGCCGAGACGCctatgtagaggttaacaccaccgtcgcttcagcgtatgatccgccagtacaaaggtcatggtcaccatcACCTTGCATCATGATCcacctttgatgatcgtttagtcggtgtcgggttactaaacgatTCGACGGTGATACACTTTTATCCCTACCGCATAATACGTATAGCGATGGTGTTGGACGTTTGCACCACCAACGATGGTGGTGGTAGCAAAACAATAAATGACCCttaatagcttactgaacacaaagcatacaaatataatcattgcatccataaacTATATTCTTACAATATAATGGACGCTTACTataatatctttctcaactgttgtcctaacacaagcggtacataaaTTACAAACTAAAGGTACTAATCTCtacagacttacataacgaaatgacgtagctgtgctcctcctatgtggcactactgcttgcttggcaaaaaaaatataattagtgcatcattcgaattggtaggcaatgcaccatggaacccctcttcttcctcctagacaatgcaggaaaattgttcaaaagTACTCAGGCTCCCCCTGTACAAAGCAGcacaattaataatattcaacacaccACTCCTTTAGTTATGAAGCCCAAATTGACCTATATATAGAAGCAAAACAACTACCTACCTGAACAAAGGCATGACAACttgtttgcggtaatgtaaagggagtgatcaagaaggttataccactgtgtagatgaaggaaccaatcaatcacaaggatgaataacaatgaagaccaatcaccttggaatcaatgatgaacacaatgatttttaccgaggttcacttgcttgccggcaagctagtcctcgttgtggcgattcactcatttggaggttcacgcgctaattggcttcacatgccaaaccctcaatagggtgccacacaaccaacataagatgaggatcacacaagccatgagtaatccactagagtaccttttggctccaccaggaaaggtcaagaacccctcacaatcaccacgatcagagctggagacaatcaccaacctccactcgacgatcctcgctgctccaagtcgtctaggtggtggcaaccaccaagagtaacaagcaaatcccatagcaaaacatgaacaccaagtgcctctagatgcaaacactcaagcaatgtacttggattctcttcaatctcacaaagatgatgaatcaatgatggagatgagtgggagggctttggctaagctcacaaggttgctatgtcatgcaaatggccaaaggtgtgagcttcaactagccatggggcttaaatagaagcccccatgaaatagagccattgtaccccttcactgggcacaacatgggctgaccggatgctctggtcaagttgaccagatgctggacctcagtgtccggtcacctgaTGATAAACATGtgtcccgatctcaatggtcacttgagttgaccaaacgctgcgctataactgatcggatgctgagccaccaacgtccggtcgtttctagtaaggttctagaaatgcattttacccaccagacacgtctggtcatgcacgactggaccctaccagcgtccggtcagagaccctagcctctgtgcgctGCCTGACAATAGGACCGAACCCtacctctagcgtccggtcatgagactgaAACGCACGccctctgctaccactgaccgaacatgccggtccaaccgagactagcatccgatcacttatagtgacctccatcttttctgtctagggcgtcggtggcaccgtcggactatccgcattctacgggcgaacactccaccggtgaagttcctaacccttgctcaaatgtgccaaccaccaagtgtatcaccttgtgcacatgtgttagcatattttcacaaacattttcaagggtgttagcactccactagatcctaaatgctatgcaatgagttagagcatctagtggcactttgataaccgcatttcgatatgagtttcacccctcttaatagtacgtctatcaaacctaaatgtgatcacactctctaagtgtcttgatcaccaaaacaaaataactcttaccatttatacctttgccttgagctttttgtttttctctttcttctttccaagtccaagcacttgatcattgtcatggcatcatcatcatcatgctatgatcttcatttgcttcaccacttggaatgtgctacctatctcatgatcacttgataaactaggttagcacttagggtttcatcaattcaccaaaaccaaactagagctttcacctgagGACTCGAAcaactcaatagctctagaactcaatAGCTACACAAAGCATAgctctaatacttagcgcacattaGAGCATCCGTCACTTTCAGCCACTCGGATCGGAGTCCGACTAGACCTCTAACACCCCTTCTCATTCctattcgtttgtaaccccacagcaaactttgagcacctaggctcaggaataaagtcaccgatcgactaaaactggacgtagggcacgttgcctaaactagtataaatcctatgtcattgagtgctaggccacatccgatcacaacacatggcaaaactataaatatttatttgttggtcacttttcgcaccgatagttggtgccgcCTATGGGGAAGACGACGtgcgttcatgcttttggtcatcgtatggcccacctttccaccatctttagcaTAACGGACTCGAGAGATACGATTCACTTTGGATCattggagtttcccatgctcccacctattgggatgtgggttcctcctgtcTTTGAGCTACTCTAGactttcctctttggaagcctggacttcgctGCCGACTAGCTTGGTGTACTCTGCCTCCGTAAGGAGGCGCTCGTCCTGGCAtccactggaggaggagcaccctccaCCGGCCCTAGGCCACTCGACGACCACAACGTCGAGACACTTGTGCTTTGcctcgagcccatgctgggctgaaaccccatggtgagtgatctacatattattctttactcactatttaacaaCTTCCGccgactctccggagggaccccgttgtcccaaCCGCGACCGCCGTGCGACTGATTCCCCTATGGCTTTGCGTCCCCCATGAACACGTGTGcatgggggctccaaaggatgctaatGCCACCCCCTCTCACGTCCTAGTTTATGGAgatggcgggctatgctcctgcctcctttcatgacctcgtcgatgacgaggtcgaaagcgacggctccagcatcggcgatgtcatggcatctagccaccctctgtcctaggagtgcactatAGAGGATGCCCCAGGATAGCCACcagtggtagtggagtctctatagactcacacccctccagacccccATACGAAGGCCCTCGCGCGTGcataggagcacggcgaggagttacgacaaaggcgacAGAGCTAGCCATCGCCTACGCTGGCGCACTCGGCGTGGCACCATGCGCCACATGCGCATAACCTAGCAAGCGGTGCTTAGGGTCATGCCCATCAGGTCTAGCGTAACATACTGGACAGAGGGGATGAGCCCCCTTAGTTTGCTCATGCTGGTCAGAATATCGCTGCTAcggcgatgcttctgcgtggcctcctAGAGGCTGCTGACCCCCTAGTGAATAGGAAATCCACCGCAACTtctaggcactagtggagaccaccaccaTTCAGTAGGCAGAGAGCTCCGTGTCATGACACCGGCTTGTGGCCTCTTGTCCAACCAGGGGACTAGGGCCacaccagtcgaatcgctccatccactcaccgtAGTAGTTGCCGGGTGTGGAGCAGGAAGCCACGGCTACACCATAGCCCAACCCGACACccgctccacaccaaccacctATGCACGAATGGCTCAGGCTGAATCGTGATGCAcatagcatcatcaacaatcaaCGCCATGCTCGACATGATGATAATGCCTATCGAATGGCGGCGAGACCAGGCGGCATGGGCCTAGGCTTGACCATCGAGGAGTATGGGGAcatgcaccctaggcatggtggctgaccAAATGACCAGAGCCCTAGCCTAGAAGGCCCaaggccatgggcctttggtcattACATCCAAAAAGCATCGTTCCCACAGCACTtttgaccacccaccaacatcgctagATACACTGAGGAAACaaaccctggtatatggctcaagacttttggctcacctatcgagctagaggagtggatgatgaacaCTTGATCATCCAATACCTCCCCATAtgcatgggggagcatgttcgagcatggctcaaattccttccaCTCGACAGCATCCACGATTGGgaggatctcaagagggtcttcgttagaAATTTGCAGGGGACATATGttggtcctaggaattcctaggacctcaagagttgcctgcaggagcccaatgagtccctacgggattacatctataggttctcaaagcggtgcaactcccttcctgatgtcgttgacGCGAACATCATTAgtgcgttcctctctaggacaacctacaaGTCCATCGACAAGCTTGACTGtttgaagccccataccacccatgacctactTGACATCACCACAAACCATGCCTCTAGTGAGGAGGCAGTCGAGGTAGTCTTTAGCGGTAGTCAGGATAGGGGAAGGCTAAGCTCGAGGACCAaggcaagggcccctccacacaaaagggcaagaagaacaagaaggatcggtgcTGACCGGCCAACCTAGCTTTGGTGACCATGACCGACCACATGGGCAAGCATCCCCAACAGGGCCAGCccaaccacttcaacaagctcatggagagtccatgcaccaaccacgcctaccccatcaagcacctctataaggaatgtgagctcctcaagcgctttctacgataggctggcaagccaaaggaagggaaaagcaaggaggaggaggccaagaaaggaggcgcagtGGGCAAGGATGAAGATGGCTTCCCCAACCTCGAGGaatacctcatgatctttgggggatctgacaccatccactccaagcgccagcataaggtacgctatagagaggcatacaCCATCGAGtcagccatcccctctttccttagttgGTTAGACTCCCCAATCACTTTTGATcaaagagaccatccttcccatgtcgcTCGACCGGGTCGCTACTCGCTTGttatcgaccccatcatccgcaagaagcgcctcaccaaggtactgatggatggaggcagcggcctcaacattctctatgtcgacaccctcgacaccatgcgcatcccctgatcAGAACTCTgctcagtgagctctcccttccatggcttGATTCTAGGGACACAGGCGTACCCACTCAgacagatcgacctgcccatcacgtttggcgaccgagccaacttccgcttagAGGTCCtgaccttcgaagtggtggactttctagggtcctaccacgccatcttggggcggccatgttacgccaagttcatggtgatccctaactacacctacctcaagctgaagatgctgggaccaaacaacatcatcaccatgggtagcaccttttcgcacgcctacacgtgcgatcgcgagcattatgagcttgccactaccatcatcaactcCACTGAGCTCCCAGAACTTGGGAAGTTAGCGACTCTAGTAGTCCTCGATTGCAATGAGCCGACCTCCTCAAGCGCCTTCCATCCAActaaggaaaccaaggcagtggggatcgatcccacCGACCCGACCAAGACGGTGTGGATCAGGACCaagctctcggccaaataggaaagcgaggtCACcgacttcctatgtgccaatcatgatgtctttgcatggaaaccttttgacatgctaggcataccaagggaggttgcCAAGCATGCACTATGCATCATACTAGGCTCAAAacccaccaagcaatgcctatGTCGCTTTGACGATGAAAGGCGTAGGACCATAGGcaaggagatcaccaaactcctagcagccggattcattaaagaggtataccactctaactagctagctaatcctattcttatgaaaaagaagaatgggaaatggagaatatgtgttgactatactggtctcaacaaggcatgcccaaaggaccacttccctttaccacacatagatcagatagtcgactccaccttagggtgtgaaatcctctccttcctggatgtctactcaggctaccaccatgatgaaagagttcgactagGTTGTGgcatcattcatcaccccatttggttcgtactgctacgtaaccatgcctttcggtctgaagaacactagtgccacctatcaacggtgcatgcaatgatgcttcactgaccaaatcAACCCACTCGAGCAActtgaccaagtcgagcggctgaaaccaacaatcgccgtctatgtagatcacgtagtggtgaaaacggctcaaccagcgacctgatcacaaacttggctgcAACATTCATGAACCTACAAAGGTtcagcatcaaattgaatcctgaaaaatatgtttttggggttTCAAAGGGGAAGCTACTCGAATACATCGTGTCCAAaggtggcatcgaagccaacccccaaaaaatcatagccatctccaacatgggctcgatacacaacgtcaagggcatacagAGGCTCATCGGCTGTCTGGCCACCCTGAGCTAGTTCATCTCCTGACTAGGCGAAcaagggatgcctctctacaaacttcttaaAAAGATAGACACATTCATCTAGACAGAGGAGGCACTGTAGGCTttagaaagcctcaaagcatcactgatgttggccccaatccttgtcgctcctgagcagagagaatccctcctcctctacatcatggcaagcaaccatgttgtgAGCGCTGCCCTCGTTGTCGAGATGGAGGAGCCAAGACACCCCCTAAAGGTCCAACGACCTATGTACATTATCGGTGAGGTACTCGCCGACGCCAAGGTTTGCTACCCCTAGGCCCAAAAGCTTCTATACTCCATTTTGATGGTGACCCAagagctcctacactacttcactaaTCATGAAGTCATCGTCATCACTTTGTACTCgctgggagacatcatccgcaaccatgatgccatgggacgaatctccaaatgggctctcgagctcatgggcAATGACATCAGGTACATCCTTGCActactattaagtcttaggctctcgccaacttcatcgccgaatggatagaagtctagctcctgaccctagatgtcacccatgagtactggacgatgtacttcgacaggtTAATCATGGCACCTGGCTCGAgggttggagtggttctgatctccctagatgggagcatGCTTCACTATGCAATCTGTCTCCATTTTTAGCCTCGAACAATGCCACggagtacgaagccctcatcaacggactgtgCATTGCCGTCGAGCTCAGCACCATGTGGCTATATGTTCGTGGCGATTTGgagttggtcatcaaccaagttatgaaggagtctacctacaagagccctctcatggcagcatactgccaggaggtgcacaagcttgaggacaagttctgagggatcgagctacatcatgtcccctaaaaggacaatgatgccactgACTTCCTCACAAAATTAGTGGCCAAACAGGAACCGTTCGCCGGCAGGGTCTTTATAAAtgacctccatgagccatctACCCGCATTCGAGAGGATCTGACTCAGACGTGCTCCAACACCAATCTAGCACTTGgaggctccaacctctcaacgTGCCCTGACCCTGACCGAGTGCCCAGCAACATTgccatgatggcactcagttcggtcgactagagagcaccactgctTGCCTACCTCCATAAGGAGGTTCTCCCATCGGAAAGGGCTGAATCATGATGAATCGCTAGATGCGCCAAGATGTTCGTCGCTATCGGCGACAAACtttacaaatggagtccatcgggagtactcatgaagtgcatcctgacCGGCCAggggaaacaactcctcctcgaggtccatgccagaatctgtggacatcacatagccccaaggtcgctggttaggaaagcctttcaccaaggtttctactagcccactgtactccgagatgcagaggaggttgctcgtaggtgtgaaggatgctagttctacgctcgatAAACTCATCTATTGGTGCaggagcttcagaccatccccatcacctagccatttgtggtctagggcctcaacatggtcagatccctcagaaaggccctaggcggcttcactcaccaaCTTGTAgcggtggacaagttcaccaagtggataaaggcaaagcccatcaccaatatccgctcagaagaggcggtcaagttcttccttgacatcatctattagtttggtgttcctaactatatcatcactgaccatggaacaaacttcattgggaagaagttcctagacttctatgatggatacgacatcagggtCGATTGGGCCTTAGTCAgacacccacgtactaatggtcaggttgagtgggccaatggcatggtcctccaaggactcaagccccgcatcttTGACTGGCTCAAAAAGTatgccgggcgatgggttgtagaggtcccagcgaccCTCTAAagcctaagaacaaccccaaATCGGTTcatagggttcacccctttcttcctcacATATGGAGCCGAAGCAGTGTTGCTCTCCGACCTTgatcatggtgccccaagagtaaaggccttcgaccaagacTGAGTCGCGGAGGCTCCATAAGACTTGGTTGACCTACTCAAGGAGGCTCATGAGACAA from Miscanthus floridulus cultivar M001 unplaced genomic scaffold, ASM1932011v1 os_1977, whole genome shotgun sequence encodes:
- the LOC136534481 gene encoding DNA repair protein RAD51 homolog 3-like, coding for MGEQSGAQNAWDMLSDEQSQKHITTGSGDLNDILGGGIHCKEVTEIGGVPGVGKTQLGIQLAINVQIPVEYGGLGGKAVYIDTEGSFMVERVYQIAEGCIRDILEHFPHSHEKSSSGQKQLQPEHFLADIYYFRICSYTEQIAVINYLEKFLGEHKDVRIVVIDNVTFHFRQDFEDLALRTRVLSGLSLKLMKIAKTYNLAVVLLNQVTTKFTEGSFQLTLALGQFCVIQLQSSIPSSSN